DNA from Halorarum salinum:
TGGGCGAGTCGCGGGACCTGTCGGTCCACGAGAGCCAGAGCCGCCTCTGGGAGAACCAGGTCGGTCGGTCGCGGGCGTTCTGGGACCTTGTCCTGCCCGAGGTACGCGAGCGGTTCCCGGACGTCGACGCGTCGGTCGACGAGGCCTACGAGTCGGCGAACCAGGTGTACGAGGACAACCCGATCCGCGTCGAGGCGGACGAGCTCACCTACCACCTCCACATCGTCGTCCGGTTCGAGATCGAACGGGCGCTCGTCTCGGGCGACCTCGACGTCGAGGACGTGCCGGAGGCCTGGAACGACAAGTACGAGGAGTACCTCGGGATCCGGCCCGGGACGGACGCGGAGGGCTGTCTCCAGGACATTCACTGGGCCCACGGCAACTTCGGCTACTTCCCGACGTACTCGCTCGGCTCCGTGATGGCTACCCAGCTGTACGACGCCGCGAGCGGGGAGATCGACGATCTGGATGGGAAGGTCCGGGAGGGCGAGTTCGCCGACCTGCAGGACTGGCTGCGCGAGAACGTCCACCGCCACGGCGCCCGCTACGAGACGGACGAGCTCGTGGAGCACGCGACCGGCGAGGAGTTCACGGCCTCGCACTTCCTCGAGTACGTGACCGAGAAGTACGGCGAGCTGTACGACCTCGAGGAGTCGGTCTGAGGCGTCGGGCCACCTGTAACCGCGGTTTTCGCCGCTTTCTCGGACCGCAACCGCGGGCACGAGCACCGCTACCGTGTCCCCGGGAGCCCCCGTTCCCTCATCGGCCGGGCCTCGCCGTGCTCCTCGTCGCTCGGCTGACGCCCCGTCGCCTCCGGCGCGCGTTCCGACGGGAGCGCACCGGGCGTCGGGCATGTCGCGACCCCTCGGGGAACCGACCCCTGGCGGACTCACGAAGGGCGAGGGCTTCGTTCCGTGGTTCCATCGAACCGATCGACGGTGTACGCGACTCATCCGACCCCCTTTTCACCGACCCGCACACACCGGAACCCGAACGAACCGAAATGCGCCGATTCACGCCCGAGTACCTCGACCGGACGCGCCGCGGGATGTGGGCCTCCCGCGACGCGCTCGCCGACCTCGAACTCGACTCGCGGAACCGCGTCCTCGACGTCGGCTGCGGGACGGGCGAACTCACCCGCGTCCTGGCCGAGGAGGCGCCGGACGCGACGGTCGTCGGCGTCGACGCCGACCCCGACCTCCTCGGGGTCGCGGCGACGGGGACGGGCCTCGACTTCTGTGCCGGCGACGCGCTCCGGCTCCCGTTCGCCGACGACGCGTTCGACCTCGTCGCCTGCCAGGCGCTGCTCAGCAACCTCCCCGAACCGGCCGCGGCGGTCCGGGAGTTCGCCCGCGTCTCCGCGGACCTGGTCGCGGCGATCGAACCCGACAACGCCGACGTGGGCGTCGCCTCGACCGTCGGGACCGAGGCGGACCTGGAGGCGCGCGTCCGGGCGGCGTACATCCGCGGCGTCGGGACCGACGTCGCGCTCGGCGAGGGAGTACGGCGGACGTTCGCGGCGGCCGGCCTGTCCGACCTCCGGACGCGCCGCTATCACCACGAGAAGCGCGTCGAGCCGCCCTACTCCGAGGCCGACCTGGCGGGCGCCCGACGGAAGGCCAGCGGCGCCGGCATCGCCGACCACGAGGCGGAACTCCGGAACGAACTGGCCGCCGACGCGTACGACGACCTCCGGCGCGACTGGCGCGAGATGGGGCGCGAGGTCGTCGAACAGATGGCCGACGGGGAGTACGAGCGGGTCGAGGTCGTGCCGTTCGACGTGACGGTCGGGCGGGTCTGACGGAACCGGTTTTCACGGCCCTGCGACCCGGTCAGACGACGTCGCCGCGCACCGTCGGCCCCTCCTGGCCGTCCCGGTAGGTCCGCACGGCCTCGGCCGCTTCGGTCGCCTTCGGCCCCTCGACGCCGAGCATCTCCAGCGCACCCGAGAGCGTCGGGAACGGGAGCTCCCCGCCCCTGAGCTTCGCCATCGTCTCCTCGGCGCGGGTGCCGTCGGCCCACAGCTGGACGCCGCGCGGGTCGAGGATCTTCGCGTAGTCCTCGCGGGCGAGCGCGCCCTTGAGCCGCTGTGTGACGTTCCTGTCGAACGGCGCGTTACACACCTCCAGGTGAACCGGTTCGTCGTCCGGGAGGAGCTGTGCCGCGAGACACTTCTCCGGGGCGGCGTGGCCGTTGTCGTTCGCGCGGAGGTGCTCCGGAAACTCGCGGGCCCACTCGGCGGAGACCGACTTCCCGACGCCCTTCACGCCGTGGGACGCCTCGAACTCGGCCTCCGCGTCCGCGTCGCCGCGCATGTGGAGGTCCTTGGTGACGTACACGTCGAGCCGCTCGATCGGATCGAGCCCGAGCGCGACGTCGCCGTACACCCAGACCTCCCGGACGGGCACCGGCATCGGGTCGGACTCGACCGCGTCGACGACGGCGTCCACGCGGTCGAGGGCGGCATCGCGATCCATGGCCGTTGCTGGGCGCCCGGGCTGTAAGCGTCTTGCGTCACGTACCGGGACGGACCCGGAATCGGTCCGAGGACGAACCGTCCGGGGACGGTCGGCCCGAGGAGGGACTCGACCGGAGGGGCCCGACCGGCCCGCGGAGGAGACCCGGCCGACCCTCCTCACTCGTCCCGCCGGACGTACACCGTCTTCTCGATCTCGGCGTGAACCGTGCCGTCGGCGTCGACCAGGTCGACGTCGTACACGCGGTCGCAGGACTCGCCGGGCGCGAGCGAGCGGCTGATCTCGTCGACCTCCCCGTCGGGGAGGTGGAACTCGGCGTACAGCGTCGAGCGACCTGGTTTGCGGAACTCGATCTCGGCCGCCCGGTCCCAGACGGTGTACCCGTCTCCGAGCCGTCGCGTCAGGAGCACCACGTACAC
Protein-coding regions in this window:
- a CDS encoding DUF4442 domain-containing protein — encoded protein: MVPSLAAVRARLYRIGLSYFPAFWSTGGKVTDLAPDFSYARVKLPLNWRTRNGMGTTFGGSMYGVVDPVYVVLLTRRLGDGYTVWDRAAEIEFRKPGRSTLYAEFHLPDGEVDEISRSLAPGESCDRVYDVDLVDADGTVHAEIEKTVYVRRDE
- a CDS encoding class I SAM-dependent methyltransferase, with the protein product MRRFTPEYLDRTRRGMWASRDALADLELDSRNRVLDVGCGTGELTRVLAEEAPDATVVGVDADPDLLGVAATGTGLDFCAGDALRLPFADDAFDLVACQALLSNLPEPAAAVREFARVSADLVAAIEPDNADVGVASTVGTEADLEARVRAAYIRGVGTDVALGEGVRRTFAAAGLSDLRTRRYHHEKRVEPPYSEADLAGARRKASGAGIADHEAELRNELAADAYDDLRRDWREMGREVVEQMADGEYERVEVVPFDVTVGRV
- a CDS encoding DUF7095 family protein, producing MDRDAALDRVDAVVDAVESDPMPVPVREVWVYGDVALGLDPIERLDVYVTKDLHMRGDADAEAEFEASHGVKGVGKSVSAEWAREFPEHLRANDNGHAAPEKCLAAQLLPDDEPVHLEVCNAPFDRNVTQRLKGALAREDYAKILDPRGVQLWADGTRAEETMAKLRGGELPFPTLSGALEMLGVEGPKATEAAEAVRTYRDGQEGPTVRGDVV